The Deinococcus sp. KNUC1210 genomic interval CCCGCATCCAGTGGGCGAGGTACGTCGCGTCCCCACCATCCACCAGCAGCACGTCCGCTTCCTGGACCCACGGCATCCATCGATCTCGGCCGATGCTCGGGAGGGCGGTCAGTTCGAGGACGCCGACCGACTTCCAGCCCAGACCGCACATGGTCGCGGGGATCCCATCAATGATAAACCGCCGTGCGGAGGCCGGGCTGCACATCGGGTGGCCCCACTGCGCTGTCGGGATGCACAGGGCGGTGGACTCCGCGATCGGTTTACCGAGGAGGCCGACCAGGGCGTTATGGATGCTCGCGTTGGTGATGCCGCCGGAAGTGAGCAGAAGTTTCATGGGTTCTCTCCTCGCTGAGGGTTG includes:
- a CDS encoding Type 1 glutamine amidotransferase-like domain-containing protein, translating into MKLLLTSGGITNASIHNALVGLLGKPIAESTALCIPTAQWGHPMCSPASARRFIIDGIPATMCGLGWKSVGVLELTALPSIGRDRWMPWVQEADVLLVDGGDATYLAHWMRESGLADLLPSLSETVWVGVSAGSMVMTPRIGEAFVNWSSAPDDRTLGVVDFSIFPHLDYPDFPRNTMTSALKWAAGMTVPCYVMDDQTAIKVVDDTTEVISEGQWTRLTP